aactgaaaataaaatgaaattgcaGAATTTTTGGAAAACGATAATTAAGCTAGACATATAAGGATCTGTAGAACACAGCTACATGAATTCcccataaaaattaataaaagtataaGTTCACAACTAAAACAGAAAAGCAGTCAACaagtaaataagtaagtaaatgaataaataatccttttttttttttggaatcaaCGTGTAGAAAAACCAACCTAATTTTGAAAAGAGTGAAAAAGCTGAGGTAAGAAAGAaggcacaaacacacaaaataagaaataagaatgggaaaagatataaacagatagctcacaaaatatacaaatgatgcttaaatatatgaaaagatgctaaagTTGTTTGTAATACCAGAAGCATAAACCAAAAGTATACTGAGATATGATTCTCACTATCAGCTTGACAAAAATTTGCAAGTTTGAGAAGAGATGATGATGAGGCTGGGGAGAAGCAAGCATTTTCACACCTTCTGGTGGGAAAGCAAAATGAGACAGCCTCAATGCAGAGGAATTTGGTACAATTCAGCAATACTACACGTGTCTGTTTTGTTCCTGCTGTTTCTTTGGTGTCTGAAGTAGTGCCTAGCATTCAATCATTATTTGTTAAAGGAATTGGATGTCCTAATCTTTCCTGTCACATACATAAATTAACATAATCCCTACACAGACACGTGCCTAtggaaacatagacataatcAAGCTCATagcaaataagaaaatggagTTTCTTTAGTGTTGTCAAAATTATGCAGTtagaaagaaagaggcagagataGGACTAAACCCAGGTCCTCGGACTGTCAACTCAGTGTCAGGTCAAACCTCACAGAGAAGAAAGGGCACCAGAGTGTATGAGGATCCATCCAAAGGGGCTGGGGAGGAAGCCATAGAAAGTGGTCCTTCCACTTCTCACCTCCAGCCTTAACAGGAAGTCTGGCCATGAAAATATGGAGAAGACACCGTCTCAGCATCCATGTTCCGAGGACCTTGCAGGAATAGGAAGGTTGTGAGTGACCATTTCTTTCAACAGTTAGAGTTTGGCAAATGTGTCTATGACTCAGAAAGGATGTTCTCTCAAAGCAGTTCAGAGCCCAGAGGTCTAAGAGAGGGGCCCTAAACCCCTGTGACCATAAGGCATTCACGTAACATTCAAGGCAACTAGGCTGCTCCATCTCAGGCCCACCCCCTCCATCTCCTGTAGGGACTTACCGCCCATCCTTGACTTTTAAAGTTTGCACATAGAGGCTTCTTTCAAAAAATGTGCATGCTATTTTAGAGACAAGAGGGAAAATTTATGGAAAATACAGAGACTTGATGGGAATGAAGTATGTTTACACTTTCTGACACAGACTCTATTTTTTTCAAAGGATAGCGAAATCATCCTTCCAAATTATATCAAACACATTGAAGTGTACACACAGACCACTTAAATACAATTTTTgctaaaaattttttgaaaaaaaattttatagttttgtttttggaaTTAGGACATAAGTTGTACATTTGCCTCATTTTAGCTATGACTTCTTTGCAGTTGCAAAGAAATTGCAGAgcacatttttgaaaatatatatattaaaattgctTAACAAGTAAGAATTTTTTATTAATACTAAATTTAACAATAAATGAGTTTCACAAAGTTTTGTATCtagacatttaaatttaaatgtttatagatttcctttgcacatttattttggaGCTGACACACAGGTATACCTATGGAAAgacatctatttattttattttattttatttttgtagacaagaaaatcttttattttaaaccacGAATTGTCAGCAGGTGGTCATAACTATCCATGTTTTATTAAAATCACATAAAACCTAGGTACAAAAGCATCACTGATTATTGCTCTAGAAAAACTGCATGAAAAACTCAAATATGCACAGCAAAAACACCACAGTATACACAGGACTAAATTTTAAAGCAAGTGCGTGGAATGCTGAATCCATCTTACACACAGCTTCCAATATTCAactgatatttattttacttgagGATGATGGAAATTTCCAAAAAGCGTGATTATGAGAGGGTAAAATGTTGATCCTTACATATTTTTGCATGCCAACTAGTAGAGTCCTAAAAAATTAGCatttagaaaatagtaaaaacagCTTTCAAAAGTTGACCCAagagatacataaaattaaccccAGTTTTTCATGACAATTTATTCTCCCTAGTTAACTACAGATTCAGTTTTCTGTGCCTCTTCAGCTTTAGTTTCATCATTTTCAGATGGTGCAGTACCTTCCTTTCCAGCttcctgcttttcctttcttccctttagCACCTCTGCTAACCTTTGCTCCAGGTTCTTTCTTAGcagatgtttttctttgtttgggtGCAGGTTTTGGTGGAGGAGGTTTTACTGACAATCTGGGAGACCATCTTGTGGGCTCCCGTTTAGTTACTTTGGAGCCATCTTTGCCCTCTGTATTCTCTGAAGACTTTCTCTTCTGCATAGTGGCTATGTCATGCAGCAAAAAGTAAAGCAATGGGGTGGAACTGCTGCGCTGCCTCTGGATGCTGCCTCTGCCACTGCAGCTGCTCACGCACAGGGCACAGCATAGCCCCTATCTATTTATGTTTGATTCAGATATTTTTGTTGGCTCTTGCAGAGCTCATAAGTCCCAGTCACACTGGATTGGTCGTAATGTGTAAAATGGCCCTGTCCTCAGGGACACTCAGGGCTGAAGCCTCACTTCAAAGGCCCAGAAAACCTCTTTCACCAGGTAGCTTCCCAGTCTGCAGAGACGGCAAGTATACTGTGCTGCTGTCCCCTAGTGGCAGATACGACTAATACCTGTAAAGGAGCTCCGGCAGTAAATGTGATTCTgctggaatggaaaggaagatgGCATCAGACGTAAGAACGGGctcagtggtgtggtcttgggcaCAGCAGCACCCAGAGTAAGTGGCCCTGAACCCTCAGGAGTGAAACTGCCAGTAGTGAGAGCAGCCCCAGGCTGCTCTGAGCCTTGgggctgagtgtgtgtgtgtgcgtgcgtgtgtgtgtgtgtgtgtggtgttaaGGAGTGCCTTTCATGAAGCCACTCCTACTGGCAACTATCTTCCAAAAACTATATATCTACATCATTTCCAAGGCCTTGGCACACTGTGTGAGGATGACCTGATTATCCCACCTAGGAAAGCACATTTCTGGAGCAGTCCCTACAGAGAGGCAGGGAGGTCAACATCCTGTGGCTGTCTCTCCTCAAGGCAGAAAGTGATGGTCTGCGCACTTCTCCTAGGAGTCCTGAGACCAAGGCTATAGTTTGCTGCTGTCCTGGTCACTCACAGAAGGCTGTGGATTCAACTCTCAGGACCACTCAGCTCTGTGTGGCACGTCCTCAGTGTTCCCCATTTATACACGAGCTAcaagtaattaataaataatggtTTCCCTGGCCACATCTTTAGAAAGTAAGCAGGGTTAGGGCTGGAATGAGCACATCTATTCTTACCTACTTCCAtttaatggaggaaaaaaaaactaagaaattaaagcAGCCAAATGACTTTGCCCCTAAGGTCTGCATGAGTGGCGAGAGGCTTACAGATCCACAAGACCTAGTTCTTTTAGAGTGGATGAGGGTGAGGGTGTGGGCCTGTTGGAACAGACAAGGCTAAATTTTCAAGGCAACATCACCTCCTATCCATCACAGCTGAAAGGTGCCTCTCGACCTTCTTCTCACAGTACTAAACACCCTCCGGGGAGAGGCTCCCTGTTCCACGGTATTGTCAGGTGGTTACGAGTCCATGGCTCTGGGTGAAATGCAGAGGAGACACTGGTTCTGGTTTATTTAGGGATTCTCTGGAAAAGAGCTGATATTACAAAGTGACAAAAAGAGGAATAGTTTTTGGAGAGGTGTCCTAGGTGCCAACATAGTAACACACACTTTTGGAATTCTCTGGTCTTCTGtttggaaaagaaaagtaaatcagTTAGGTAACCAGATAGCCAGGTGATGTTCCAGACCCAcgatttttgtgtttgttttggatgttttccttttatttttagctgacacataaaaattgtatgtatttatggggtatagaGTAATATtctgatacatatatacaatatataatgatcaaattagggtagttagcatatccatcacctcaaacaatTGTCActtatttgtgttgggaacattcaaaatcctctcttctagcttttagAACATAGACAATAAATTATCGTTGACTATATTCACCATACAATGCTATAGAACAAGGGTGCCCAAGTCCATGCCCTGTTAGGAaacaggccacacagcaggaggtgagtggccagagagtgagcattactgcctgagctccacctcctgtcgaacactattgtgaactgcacatgcaagggatctaggttgcatgatCCTTATGAGAAGCTaaggcctgatgatctgaggtggaacagtttcatcccaaaaccatcccctcaGGCCCTGGGGAccttggaaaaattgtcttccacaaaccAGTCCCTGGAGCCAAAATGCTGGAGACAGCTGCTGTGGAACATTAGAATTCACTCCTCCTATCTAGTTGTAATTTTGGATCTGTTAAGCAACTTTCCcaatcttcccctcccctctacTCTTTCCAGCCTCTAATGCCCccaattctactctctacttccatgggATCCATTTATTTTTACCCCCACGGGGCGAATAAGAACACGTGgtctttatctttctgtgcctgacatttcacttaatgtaatgtcctccagtctcatccatgttgctgtgaatgacgggatttcattcttttttaggctaaatagtatttcattttgtatatacacacattgtcattatccattcatttgttgatggacatttaggttgattccatctcttggctactgtgaatagtgttgcaataaacatgcagttgcaggtatccctttgatatactgatttccttcccTTTAGATACATACTGGGTAGTGGGACTGCtgaattatatggtagttctatttttagttttttgagaaaaatttcatactcttttccataatggttgtgctaatttacattcccaccaacagtgtataagagttcccttttctccacatcctcaccagcatgtgttattttttgtctAATAGTCCTTTTAACCGGggtaaaatgatatctcattgtggttttgattttcatttccctgatgactagtgatgttgtgCATTTTTTCGTAGAGCTGTTAGCCTTTTGTCTGTCTCCTTTTGAGgatgtctattcagattctttgaccatttttaataggattatttgtttgttgttgagttccttgtatgctttggatattagtcccttgtcagtgaatactttgcaaacattttctccccttctacaggttgtctctttactcttttgtttgctttgctgtggggaagctttttggtttaataTAGTTCATTCGCCTATTTTTGATTtagttgcttgtgcttttgaagtcttagtcataaaatctttgctcagaccaatgtcctgaagtattTTCCCTGTTTTGTTTCAGTAGTTCTATAGCTTTAagttttatgtttaaatctttaatccagtttgaattaattttcatgtatggtaaaagataggggtctagtttcagtcttctgtAAATGGTTATCCAggtttcccagcactatttatggAAGAGGATGTCCTTTTcctaatgtatgttcttggtagctttgctgaaaaatcaactgGCTGTAAATATGTAAACTTATCTCTGAGTTcgctgttctgttccattggtctatgtccgACCCAAGGTTTTTCTCAGGCTTTGTATAATTTTGTATTGAGCAAGCAGGAACTCAATCaatgcatgtttttaaatttcctaaataaagaaatacaaatcctttttaaagtaagaaaaagtaGCCATGAACCATCATATATTTATCACAGAGAAATCAAAAAAGACACAAGCAAagagattaatatttttaaaaaccaataccAGAAATAACCACTGTTATTTAATTCCTCTAGACCCTCTTCTATATGCAAATTACCATACAGACATCTAAATGAAAGTGTATGTCTATATGTgcaaatttatatgtaaattatatctataagttgtatatttatatgcaaaacatatacaatatataccttttgcaaaccatatatgcatatacacctATATACTATACAAATATGTATGGCTGTGGAATAGCTTCTACAGACTATTTTCAGTGATTTAGGGCAGCCCATGTTAGTAGAGTTTGGTGATTAGGAGTGTCTTTGGGAGCAAGTTTACCTAAGTTCAAACCTCGGCTGTGTACTTTAGAAGAGATATGTCCTTGATCAAGGCACATACGTTAATTATCTCATCTCTAAAGTGGAGAAGATAATGGCATTTCCTCACAGGTAGTTGTGAGAATAGCTAAATCCATATATTTaaaagtgcctgacacatggcagGGTAAGCCCtcaacaagtctttttttttcccatcaactTTCATTTCCTGGGGgacatatgcaggatgtgcaggtttgttacacaggtaagcATGTGCcgtggtgatttgctgcacagatcaacccatcacctaggtattaagcctcaGCATCCATTAGCAATTcttcctgatgctatccctccctgctctgccagacgccagtgtgtgttgttcccctctatgagtccatgtgttctcatcagttcactcccacttataagtgagaacatgtagtgtttgactttctgttcctgcatcactttgctgaggataatggcttcctgctccctccatgtccctgcaaaggacatgatctcgttccttccTTCTTATGACTACATAATATTCCAGGGtgttatgtaccacattttctttatccagtctatcaaagaaactatcatcagagtgaacagaaaacctacagagagggtgaaaaattttgcaatctatccatctgacaaaagtctaatatccagagtctacagggaacttaaacaaatttactagaagaaaacaaacaaccccactaaaaagtgggcaaaggacatgaacagacacttctcaaaataagacattcatgcagccaacaaacatgaaacaggatcaacatcactgatcattggagaaatgcaaatcaaaacctcattGAGATACCaaccatctcactccagtcagaATTACAAttgttaaaaaatcaagaaacaacagatgctggcaaggttgtggagaaaaaggaacacttttacactgttagtggaagtgtaaattagttctaacattgtgaaagacagtgtggtgattcctcaaagatctagaaggagaactaccatttgacctagcaatcccattactgggtatatactcaaagaaatataaatctttCTATTATGAAGATACACCCACTTGTTTGTtcattgcagctctattcacaatagcaaggacatgtaatcaacccaaatgcccaacagtgatagactggataaagaaaataagttttaagtGAAGCATTTTTTAAGgccatttataaagcaaagaatgtttaaagaaagagaaaaagataaatatggtCCTAATCAGACAGACCCTCACCCAATATAGAAGATCCTCATGGGCTAGACTTTCATTCTATGAATATAATTGTGGCTTCCAGCAGGTGTTCTAGACCACGGCTTAACCCGGGGatttccatctcaaagaaaacctAAGGACTAGGGCTAAATCCGTGTATTATTCTAAATGTACCAATGTAACACCAACACTCCCGCCTTCTCTCCCAAGACCCTGTCCTGTCCATCAGCTTCTCACTGTTCCATTTCTCTCCCACTCAAGACTAAGCTGCTAGACAAGAGGATATGAAATCGATCTCTAATTGGTTTATTTTCCCACAGGATTCAGGCAGAGGAAGGGAGGTCATATGTCATTGGAGAGGGCATAGTCAACCATTTCCAACTATTGCATCTGACTTAGAGAGGAACATTTAATGAACTAAAACAATTGGAGCCACATTGAcaagaaaaatcttttttgttgttttatgatACATTTCATCATGTATCATGACATACTCATCATttaggtttcttttgtttttatttcaagagGAAGTCACTATCTGCAGAGGAAAATTCCCATATACAGGCTGAAATCTACCTCATTTTTCAACCTTAATCCCAAATATAAATAATCACAAATAATATAGAATGCTATGttatatgctgattttgtatattGCTATGAATTTGTGAGCACCAAATTTGTGCTAGCCATACTATAAAATGAACCAGACTTAGGCTCTAGCCTAAGGAGCTCTAGTCAAGGAGCTAGCATGAAGTTAATACATgagaaatatattgaaataacCAAGGAATCTTATCTCAGAGTGCAAAAACCCATGCCCTCTACCTGTGAACTCCCAAACTAATCTTAGCCTTTATTATATGGTTCCAGATGGCTCTATTACAGCCATCATCAATTCTTCAAATGACTTTTTGGGCCTCATTTTCAGGTGCagagaaatatatttgtaaagGAACTCTACTCTTCATGACCATAACCTCCCTCTCCCAAAACAACCTCTCTCATTTCATCAGGGATCTTTTCCCACTGCCTGCTACTCACAACAAACACATAGTTGCCCTCATAAAACAGACAACTGAAATCCACTTCTATGTTCCATGATACACCAGCCAGGAACTCACTCTTCTAATTATCATCAATTTCATGATAAGATTAAAAGCCATACCTACTATTGAAGTATCTGTTTGTCTTataaataaatgtcataaaattCAATTACACCACCTTACCCacaatcaataaaaaattaagtcaCACCTTCACATAACAAAGGGCGTTGTTAATCTCAAAATTAAACAGCAATGCAGGAATGTGTGGTAAgccacaaacatttttttttcaagctatGACCTGATCTTTCTCACTTAACTGGTTCTGGCATTCTGCCTCTCCTCTA
This Rhinopithecus roxellana isolate Shanxi Qingling chromosome 8, ASM756505v1, whole genome shotgun sequence DNA region includes the following protein-coding sequences:
- the LOC104671282 gene encoding high mobility group nucleosome-binding domain-containing protein 3-like, which codes for MQKRKSSENTEGKDGSKVTKREPTRWSPRLSVKPPPPKPAPKQRKTSAKKEPGAKVSRGAKGKKGKAGSWKGRHRKLNL